The sequence below is a genomic window from Streptosporangium lutulentum.
CGGGGGAGTAGCCCGATCCGGCGAACCGCCAGTGACCGAGAACGAGCGTCGTCTCGTCGCCCAGGAGGGGGAGCCCGTGCCGCTCACGGGCCTCCGTTGCGCGGTGGGTGGCGCGCACCTGCCGGAGATCGCCCAGCGTGGTGGAGTAACGGCGTGACTTGGATGAGAAGTGGCCCCGAAATCCCAGCATGTGCGACCAAGGCCGCAGCCGGAGCGCTGTGAACTCCGGGCGTGCGCCCAGCTCCCAGCAGGTGCGGATCATCCGCCGGGCATGCGCGGTGACCGGGAGCGCGTCCAGGTGCAGCCCCGGCTTCAAGCCCGTCCCGTGACAGCGCCCGCACGAGACCATCAGGCTCAACCGCCCCCGACCGCCGCAGGCCGGACACGACAGCCGGTGATCGATGGTGCCGGAGGCTTCGGCACCCTTGGTGGCGTACTTGGCGATGTAGCCGGCCACCGCTCGCTCACTGAGCCCGTCCGCCGCCTGGTCGAGCAGGATAGGCCGGATGTCGAGCTGATCACCCCAGACCAGATCCCACCGTCCGAGATCGCTCGGGGGAGAGGTGACCGTGACCCGCTGGACGGCCGGAGGGATCGCCCGGGTGAGCAGGTCGTGATCGGCCCAGTCCGGAGGGATCTCACTGCCGCCTCCCGGACCGTCGAGCCGGACGATGGCGTGGAAGTGCACCAGGCCGCGTCGCTGGTACTCGGCCACCTTGGCGAACGACACCCGGACCCGTTTGGTGAACTCCCGGCGGCTCAGCCCCGCTTCGCTGGCCAGGGTGCGTCGTACTTCCAGGGTGAAGCGGTGCCAGAGAGCGCCCGCGTGAGCCTGCCAGAGCACCGCGCCCACGTAGTCGTAACACTGGCCGCAGATGGGTTGCCCGAGCCGTTCGTCTCCTGACTCGTGGCGAGCATGGCAGCCGACCGGATGCCCGTGCTCACAGACCTTGTCATGCTTACGGGGACGGCAGGCTCGCACCGTCCCGTTCTTTTCTCGCCGTGTGTGTACCGGTCCGAAGGAGGGAGCGGTGAGCGTGACGAACGCCCGAGGATGTTCGCTCACCTCCTGGGGGACACCCTTGCCGCCGGACAGGCCCGCCCGGATGAGTTGGAAGGTGTCGGCCCGATAGACCTCTGAGCAGGACGGACATACCGAGGCCCGCCGGTTGCCGCAGGCCACCAGCAGATGCCCGGACGGCTCATCCGTCGTGCGGTAGCTGTGCAGCACCTCACCGCTGGTCGCGTTGACGATCAGCGACTCGCCCGTCAGGTGTACCGGGTGGGCGCATCCTCCGGTCGCGGCGACCATGGAGCGCCATCGGTCGTAGCCCGGATCGTTGATCACCCGTGCGAGATCGATCAGCCATTCCGGTTGCTGGTCGATGGCGCGGTGCTGTGGCTCCTCCGTGCTGTTCATGACGTCCTCCTTCGCTCGCTTCCAACAGGTGATTCAACACGTGCTACGTCTTGGCCCATGTGGACATGGTAAACAACACGTGCTACCTCTTGTAAAGAGCAAACGTGGAAGAAGGAGGACTTCGGCATGACCGACGACAAGGGCGCAGCCCGCTGGCGAATCATCGCCGACCTCTTGCGCTCCGACGTGGTCCAAGACCACTACCAACCCGGACAGGCACTGCCCGGCGAAGCGTTCCTCGCTTCCGAGTACGCCACCTCCCGCCCGACGATCCGCAAGGCCATCGCCCAGCTCGTCGGTGAAGGGCTGCTCACCGTCGCCCACGGCCGCGGCACCTTCGTTCGCCCCACCCCTGACCGCCGCCTGATTTTGATGGGCGGCTCAGCGCGCGAAGACCTGCTCAGCCCCACGTACGACCCCGCCAAGCAGGGATGGGAACACGTCACCGTCGCCAGCGAGGCCGAACGCACCGCAGGCCGCGTCACCCCCAACTCGGCACTGTTCATGAGCATCGAAGGTGCCAAGGCCGACGTTCTGGGCGTGCGCCGGGGGCGGATGGGCGTCTACCGCTACGCCTACTGGCAGCACACCAAGACCCGCGCCCGCATCCACCTGTACTCCTACCTCCTGGCCGACCAGGTCGCCACCATTACCGGCGAAGGCAGAGGTATGGAGATCGACTCCGAGATCGAACCCGAGGACTACTACGCCCACCTGGAGCGCACCCACGGTCCGCTGCGCTGGATCACCTCGGTCCACACCCAGATGCCGTACGGCGAGACCTACGAGGACCTCCACATGGAACCCATCGGCACACCCTTGTTGCTGATCCGCCGGCTGATGCTCAGCAAGGACGGCCGCCCGCTGGAGTTCACCGAGATCGAAGCCCCCGGCGACCGCTTCGAAGCCGCAGCAGCCAGCGAACACGACCAGGCCGGATCAGACGGACAGGTCTCACTCAGGGTGTAGTGGGCTCAGACTTTCTTTACTGGTTCAAGGCGGCGGCGCGCCGCGCCGTCGCACGGCCCTCCCGCCGCCCGCCGTCCGGGCGTGCGGCGTGGGCGCCGGTCCCGAACGGCGGCGGGAATCGGCCCGCCCGCCGCACCGCCCAGCCGCCGCACTCGACCATCGCCCGCCGCAGTGGGGTCGCACCACCGCCCGCAAGGTCGCTTCAGCCATCGGATCCGGCCGTTCTGCTTTACGATTGAGAGTTCGCGCACCAGGGGCATGATCTCGTAACATCCGTCGCTATGCTGCGAAACTTATTTCTTGGCGTAGGAACCCTCTTTATCTTCGCTGGCTTGTTTATGGTCTTTTTCGATCCTCTGGTGATCAACTGGAGCGCCAGTGGCACCGCCGTTATCGCTGCCCCCACTTCCGTTACCTTGGTGGAACTAATCAAGCCCGCCCTTCTCGTTCTTGCCGGAGTCGGCATGATGGTCGGTGGTCTTGCGGCTGCAACCACGGATCGCGGGAAAGATGCCTCCGGCGGGGGCACTTCGGCTCCGGGATGATCGCCGTTCCGGCACGAAGGCCGTAGGTGGTTGGGGTAGGAGCCGGATCTTCCCGTCTACCACGTCCCAGGCAAGCCCAACATCTCGGCTCCTCCGGACCAAGGCCGTCTGTGACCGTTGGCATCCCATGGCCGAGGAACGCCTACCGGCTGACGTACACACGAAGACAGCCTTGACCCTCCGTCTCCGAGCTGTTGCCCCTCCGGGGTGGGACGAGGCAGACGGGAAGATCAGGCAGGACCGGTGGTATTTGCGGCACCGCTCCAATAATCTAAGCGCGTCTTGATCTCCGAAAGGTGTGAAGTGCGCATATTGGTCACGGTTATTGCAGCTACGGCACTCCTGGTCAGCTGCACTCCCAGCGGCAGCAACATACCTGAGGCAAAGCACGCCACCAAGACGACGATGTCAGGTGCGCCCCAGACCCTCGTCGATATTTCGCAAGGCGTTAAGACCAAAGTTCTACTGCACTATGTGGAAAAGCAGGGGATGGTCTCTATCTGGAGCGCGGATATAAAGGTAGGAACGTCTTTTCGGCTCGCTACCGACTGCGTCGGCGCAGATGGGACAATGATGGTACGAGTCGGGAAATCCCAGTTCCCTCGACGATGTTCGACCGGTCCCGGCGACATACGAACCAGCACGATTCCCAATAGGGTGGAAAATCGCCGCATTAAAGTAGAGGCGCCACCTGGCGCCAAATGGGCCGTCCTCATTGCACAGCCTTCAAAGGCGGATCAGTGACAGCAACGGCAGACGGGATGATCTGGCGGACGGTCATACCGCCGTTCGGTTTCTATTTCTTGGGTCTGCCAGCTCTAATTTTTCCGGCTTGATTTGCCGCCTGCTGAAGACGCGGCGACATAGGTCCCTCCAGATCCCATGTCGCCACGCCCGTTCTACCGGGCACTTCCGGACAACAGGGCCGTCCAGATCACCCGCGCCTCATTGATTGGCCGGGGAAGGGTCTCTTGGATCCGGTGGCCGCTGTCGAGTTGAATGGTTCGCCGGACGAACGCTCGGCCGCCGCCCTCGCATAGTTCGTAGACCGTGGCACGGCACCAGCAGGTCCAGGCCACCGAGCGTGCCCGTTCAAGCGTCGGGTACGGCTCTCGCCAATCCAGACGGATGTGGTCTCGCTGCGGCATCACCACATGCGGACTCAGGCACTCGTCGAGCAGAATCACGACGTGCGCTCCGCGACGCCCTTGGGCCAGTTGGAAGCCTTGCGAAGTTCTTCGTACCGCTGAGCGACGTAGTGGGCGACGGTGATCGGGTTGTCCGCGCCGTAGACCCGGTACAGGCGGCGGCCCGTCTTCGCTGAGATCTTCCCCGTCCACCAGCGGTAGGCAAGTCCGTCCGTCCAGACCACGAGATTGGTCCAGACGGAGAGCAGGGCGACGCCGTGGCCCTGGTGGACTTCGGCCGCGACGCCGCAGTGTTCGAGGCCGATCCGCAGGCGCTCAGCAGCCAGGGCGGCCGGGCATCGTTGAGCCAGCTCTTTCCTGTCGAGGGTGCTCATGACTCCAGCCCCTCCTGGTCGCGGAGCTGCTGGGCGAGTTCGGCAACGTCGTCGGCGTCGATCGTCTGATAGAGGCCACGACTCACCTCTTCGTCGGTAAGGTGCCGACCGTTCCGGGTGGCCCACAAACGACCCGCAGAACTACGCCAAATGCACCATCCGGGAAAAGCCGCCTGGAGGTCTTCCAGAATTACGGGTGTTGACATGGAGTAAGCGTCATTTCATTTAGGTGACGAACCCACCGCGTTCCAGAGACGTCCAGGACGTTTCAAAGTTAGAGTCGAAAACGTCCCTGACGTCCTCACTCCCCGAGGTGCACCGTGGCCAACGTCCCCTTACGCCGCGCCATGCTCGATGCGAAGCTGAGCAATCAAAAACTGGCGGATCGATGCGGGGTGGATGTTAAGACGGTGGAACGCTGGTTACAGGATGAGGCACGAGTCCCGCACCTTCGGCATCAGCTGACCGCCGCAGAGGCATTAGGAGTTGATACGTCCATGTTGTGGCCAGAGGCTATCCGTAACACCGTGAAGACCGGGCCGGACCGGGAAGTCCTGACCGTCTACCCCTACCGGTCGGCGTGCCCCAAGTCGATCTGGCGCAACCTGATCAGCTCGGCCCGCAACGAGATCGTGTTCGCCGGGTACACCAACTACTTCCTGTGGCTGGAGCACCCCAACCTCGCCAAGGTCCTCAAGCGCAAGGCAGAGCAGGGATGCAAGATCCGCTTCCTGATCGGCGACCCGGACAGCGAGGTCACCCGCCAGCGCGAAGAGGTGGAGAACGTCCCGCTGACCGTCTCGACCCGCATCAGGATCACTCTGTCGGAGATCGAGCAGGTTCGGGACGTGCCCGGCATCGAGGCGCGCTTCGGAGACGAGCACATCGCGATGAGTGTCTTCCGTTTCGACTCCGAGATGCTCGTGACGCCACATCTGGCCAAGCTCGTCGGCCACGACTCACCGATGATGCACCTGCGTCGCTACCAGGACGACGGCTTGTTCGACCGGTTTGGCTATCACGCCTCAGAGCTGTGGAGCAATGGCCGGGACGTCTGGGCGGAGGAGCCGCGAAAGCCTGCGGAGAGCGCCAGCTCTGGGTGACTAACTGGGTGACAACGACCCCGGACAGGGGCGGACACCGGTGGACTGGCGTGGACCGTACGCCCAGGTCAGCGCCGGTATCGGCCCTGGTCGTGCCCCTGCTCGGATCGCCTTACAAGCGAGATGTCACTGGTTCGAACCCAGTAGTGCCCACCACAAGCCTCCTGGCCTGCTAAGACAGGTCAAGGGCTCTGTTTTTCCGAGCTGGCCTCTCTACTACGTCGCTCAGCCATAACTCGCTTCAGCAACCTGGCCGCGCGTGAGCACGAGCTTGCGTCATGCCGCCCTTGGTGACTCAAGTAGGGCGAGGCGGTTCCATATCCGTTGCCGTCGGCAATGGTTCGCTACTCTGGGTAACGTGCATGCGCAGAGAGAGAGTCTCAGGTGCGTAAGGGC
It includes:
- a CDS encoding replication initiator, which produces MNSTEEPQHRAIDQQPEWLIDLARVINDPGYDRWRSMVAATGGCAHPVHLTGESLIVNATSGEVLHSYRTTDEPSGHLLVACGNRRASVCPSCSEVYRADTFQLIRAGLSGGKGVPQEVSEHPRAFVTLTAPSFGPVHTRREKNGTVRACRPRKHDKVCEHGHPVGCHARHESGDERLGQPICGQCYDYVGAVLWQAHAGALWHRFTLEVRRTLASEAGLSRREFTKRVRVSFAKVAEYQRRGLVHFHAIVRLDGPGGGSEIPPDWADHDLLTRAIPPAVQRVTVTSPPSDLGRWDLVWGDQLDIRPILLDQAADGLSERAVAGYIAKYATKGAEASGTIDHRLSCPACGGRGRLSLMVSCGRCHGTGLKPGLHLDALPVTAHARRMIRTCWELGARPEFTALRLRPWSHMLGFRGHFSSKSRRYSTTLGDLRQVRATHRATEARERHGLPLLGDETTLVLGHWRFAGSGYSPGEAIMAEHIRQKVATARKIATEREDG
- a CDS encoding GntR family transcriptional regulator, which translates into the protein MTDDKGAARWRIIADLLRSDVVQDHYQPGQALPGEAFLASEYATSRPTIRKAIAQLVGEGLLTVAHGRGTFVRPTPDRRLILMGGSAREDLLSPTYDPAKQGWEHVTVASEAERTAGRVTPNSALFMSIEGAKADVLGVRRGRMGVYRYAYWQHTKTRARIHLYSYLLADQVATITGEGRGMEIDSEIEPEDYYAHLERTHGPLRWITSVHTQMPYGETYEDLHMEPIGTPLLLIRRLMLSKDGRPLEFTEIEAPGDRFEAAAASEHDQAGSDGQVSLRV